The following are encoded together in the Arthrobacter sp. Y-9 genome:
- the pheS gene encoding phenylalanine--tRNA ligase subunit alpha: MSETTKEVMAPSPLDEAALQNAVAEALAAFEEAADLEELKTARLAHTGEKSPLSQANAAIRDLPKDQKSAAGKLIGGARGQVNKALAARTVVLEEENDARILLEETVDVTAAPRRRRAGARHPLSVLQEQVCDIFVGMGWEIAEGPELESEWFNFDALNFQPDHPAREMQDTFFVEPPEAHLLLRTHTSPVQVRSMLERELPVYVLCPGKVFRTDEVDATHTPVFHQFEGLAVDKGLSMADLRGTLEHFARQMFGAEAKIRLRPNYFPFTEPSAELDIWHPGAKGGPQWIEWGGCGMVNPNVLRAAGIDPEVYSGFAFGMGIERTLMFRNEVPDMRDMIEGDIRFSEHFGMEI, translated from the coding sequence ATGTCTGAGACCACTAAGGAAGTCATGGCCCCCAGCCCGTTGGATGAGGCCGCTCTCCAGAACGCTGTCGCAGAAGCCCTGGCAGCCTTTGAGGAGGCCGCCGATCTTGAGGAGCTCAAGACCGCACGGCTGGCGCACACCGGTGAGAAATCACCCCTGAGTCAGGCGAACGCGGCCATCCGCGATCTGCCCAAGGACCAGAAGAGCGCCGCAGGCAAGCTCATCGGCGGCGCCCGCGGACAGGTGAACAAGGCGCTCGCCGCCCGCACCGTGGTGCTGGAGGAGGAGAACGACGCGCGGATCCTCCTCGAAGAGACCGTGGACGTCACGGCCGCGCCGCGCCGTCGCCGTGCCGGCGCCCGCCACCCGCTCTCCGTGCTCCAGGAGCAGGTCTGCGACATCTTCGTCGGCATGGGCTGGGAGATCGCGGAAGGCCCCGAACTCGAGTCCGAGTGGTTCAACTTCGATGCCCTGAATTTCCAGCCGGACCACCCGGCCCGCGAGATGCAGGACACCTTCTTCGTGGAGCCTCCGGAGGCTCACCTGCTGCTGCGCACCCACACCTCGCCGGTCCAGGTCCGTTCCATGCTGGAACGCGAACTGCCGGTCTACGTTCTGTGCCCGGGCAAGGTCTTCCGCACTGACGAGGTCGACGCCACCCACACGCCCGTGTTCCACCAGTTCGAAGGCCTGGCCGTGGACAAGGGCCTGTCCATGGCGGACCTGCGCGGCACGCTGGAGCACTTCGCCCGGCAGATGTTCGGCGCGGAGGCCAAGATCCGGCTCCGTCCGAACTACTTCCCCTTCACCGAGCCGAGCGCCGAACTCGACATCTGGCACCCGGGCGCCAAGGGCGGCCCGCAGTGGATCGAGTGGGGTGGCTGCGGCATGGTCAACCCGAACGTGCTCCGCGCGGCCGGGATCGACCCGGAGGTGTACTCCGGTTTCGCGTTCGGCATGGGCATCGAGCGCACCCTCATGTTCCGCAATGAAGTTCCTGACATGCGGGACATGATCGAGGGCGACATTCGTTTCAGCGAGCACTTCGGGATGGAGATCTAA
- the ppk2 gene encoding polyphosphate kinase 2: MSILNHSLTGIQPPLGYSVLDDDDDDPVLLDAHGVPLDTWREGYPYSERLDRPRYEMEKRLLQIELLKLQKWVKGNGRRLLLVFEGRDAAGKGGTIKRFTEHLNPRGARVVALEKPSSTEQSQWYFQRYVKHLPAAGEMVLFDRSWYNRAGVERVMGFCTDDQYQVFLRQVPLFEELLVQDGIDVVKFWFSVSRSEQLTRFTIRQVDPVRQWKLSPMDLASLDKWDSYTEAKEAMFLATDTDHAPWTVVKSNDKKRARLEAMRHVLNLFDYDGKDPDLATAPDPLIVGPASRIFEDGEHPSS, translated from the coding sequence ATGAGCATCCTGAACCACTCGCTCACGGGGATCCAGCCGCCGCTCGGCTACTCCGTGCTGGACGATGACGACGACGATCCCGTCCTGCTGGACGCCCACGGCGTGCCGCTCGACACCTGGCGGGAGGGCTATCCGTACAGCGAGCGTCTGGACCGGCCGCGGTATGAGATGGAGAAGCGGCTCCTGCAGATCGAACTCCTGAAGCTGCAGAAGTGGGTCAAGGGGAACGGCCGCCGGCTGCTCCTGGTGTTCGAAGGCCGGGATGCCGCAGGCAAAGGCGGCACCATCAAGCGCTTCACGGAGCACCTGAATCCCCGCGGCGCCCGGGTGGTGGCGCTGGAGAAACCCAGCAGCACCGAACAGAGCCAGTGGTATTTCCAGCGCTATGTGAAGCACCTGCCGGCGGCCGGCGAGATGGTCCTCTTCGACCGCTCCTGGTACAACCGGGCCGGTGTCGAGCGGGTCATGGGATTCTGCACCGACGACCAGTACCAGGTGTTCCTGCGCCAGGTGCCGCTGTTCGAGGAACTCCTGGTCCAGGACGGCATCGATGTGGTGAAGTTCTGGTTCTCGGTGTCCCGCTCGGAGCAGCTGACGCGGTTCACCATCCGCCAGGTCGACCCGGTCCGTCAGTGGAAGCTCTCCCCCATGGATCTGGCGTCCCTCGACAAATGGGATTCCTACACGGAGGCCAAGGAGGCGATGTTCCTGGCGACCGACACCGACCACGCCCCGTGGACCGTCGTCAAGAGCAACGACAAGAAGCGCGCCCGCCTTGAGGCCATGCGCCACGTGCTGAACCTGTTCGACTACGACGGCAAGGACCCCGACCTCGCCACCGCCCCGGACCCGCTGATCGTGGGCCCGGCCTCGCGGATCTTCGAAGACGGAGAGCACCCGTCGTCCTAG
- a CDS encoding Pls/PosA family non-ribosomal peptide synthetase, whose translation MPGGLLAPPERTLVDIFLATVEAYPEASALDDGKKSLSYAELADEVRAYARKLHRAGLGAGDKIGIRIPSGTNELYIAILAILLVGAAYVPVDADDPDERARLVFSEAKVAGILKAKGEIVVDKKRPKPFPAPRMPLPEDDSWVIFTSGSTGTPKGVAVRHRNSAAFVDAEARLFLQGEPLGTDDRVLAGLSVAFDASCEEMWLAWRHGACLVPAPRALVRTGMDLGPWLINHGITVVSTVPTLAALWPAEALENVRLLIFGGEACPPELAERLAVDEREVWNTYGPTEATVVACAAPLGGPGPVRIGLPLDGWDLAVVDAAGVPVAEGETGELIIGGVGLARYLDPAKDAEKYAPMPSLGWERAYRSGDLVRYEAAGLIFQGRADEQVKLGGRRIELGEVDAALQALPDIAGAAAAVQTTAAGNQVLVGYLVPAGDAEPDLGALRELLGATLPAPLIPLLTTTDNLPTKTSGKVDRKALPWPLTGGSADAADAAPLNLPEDAQWIVDTWSAVLGAPATSLDADFFAHGGGSLAAAQLVSALRRRYPTVTVADIYANPRVGALVEACRASVPDGEAVVAKERLVRRTARKTQVFQTLMGVPLFILVGMRWLTYLMAVNNLLSAWGVLHAAPTVSWWWVLLSWAVFVSPLGRMGIAVVAARVLLRGIAPGVYPRSGRVHLKLWLAEQIQDAASAVSLASAPWVPYYARALGAKLGRDVILHSVPPVTGLLSVGRGANVEPEVDLSGWWVDGDKVHIGSVSIGPGATIGARSTLMPGAKVGADAIVEPGSAVTGKVKAGTTVAGSPAGRTGKAKPAWPERGNASEGIREFSWFTAFAAASGLLACIPFISAAVAGLVVVGALHGAASLSESLGALAWSVPLASVVWFLCNALLILGTTRALAIGLVEGHHRVRSRVGWQVWATERVLDMARDLLFPIYASLFTPIWLRLLGATIGKNVEASTVLLVPSMTTVGDGAFLADDTMVASYELGGGWLKVAPAKVGKRAFLGNSGMTAAGRSVPKNSLVAVLSATPRKAKSGSSWLGSPPVRLRRVAQSTDASRTFEPPTRLKVARALWELCRVFPVLLTGYLAVGVMALLDAIARGAGYWLAALLGGLVVLAAGAVAAASAVVAKWLLVGRIREGEHPLWSSFIWRNEVVDTFIEMAAAPWFARAAAGTPALVWWLRALGAKIGHGVWCESYWLPEADLVTLGDGSTVNRGCVVQTHLFHDRIMAIDTVTLEAGSTMGPHGVILPQASLGNGATVGPASLVMRGEAVPAGSYWMGNPVSPWRGP comes from the coding sequence ATGCCGGGCGGACTTCTCGCGCCCCCGGAACGCACCCTGGTGGACATCTTCCTCGCCACGGTCGAGGCGTACCCCGAGGCCTCGGCCCTGGATGACGGGAAGAAGTCGCTCAGTTACGCCGAGCTGGCCGACGAGGTCCGCGCGTACGCCCGCAAGCTGCACCGCGCCGGACTCGGCGCCGGGGACAAGATCGGCATCCGGATCCCGTCCGGCACCAATGAGCTCTACATCGCCATCCTGGCCATCCTGCTGGTGGGCGCCGCCTACGTGCCGGTGGACGCCGACGACCCGGACGAACGCGCCCGCCTCGTGTTCAGCGAGGCCAAGGTCGCCGGCATCCTCAAGGCCAAGGGCGAGATCGTGGTGGACAAGAAGCGTCCCAAGCCCTTCCCGGCTCCCCGCATGCCGCTGCCCGAGGACGATTCCTGGGTCATCTTCACCTCCGGTTCCACCGGCACTCCCAAGGGCGTCGCCGTGCGGCACCGCAACTCGGCCGCCTTCGTGGACGCCGAGGCGCGGCTCTTCCTCCAGGGTGAGCCCCTCGGCACCGACGACCGCGTGCTCGCCGGACTCTCGGTCGCCTTCGACGCCTCCTGCGAGGAGATGTGGCTCGCCTGGCGCCACGGAGCCTGCCTGGTCCCCGCCCCGCGTGCCCTGGTCCGCACCGGCATGGACCTCGGCCCATGGCTCATCAACCACGGCATCACCGTGGTCTCCACCGTCCCGACGCTCGCCGCGCTCTGGCCCGCCGAGGCGCTGGAGAACGTCCGACTGCTGATCTTCGGCGGCGAAGCGTGCCCGCCCGAGCTGGCCGAGCGCCTCGCCGTGGACGAGCGCGAGGTCTGGAACACCTACGGGCCCACGGAGGCCACGGTCGTGGCCTGCGCCGCTCCCCTCGGCGGACCCGGCCCCGTGCGCATCGGTCTGCCCCTGGACGGCTGGGACCTCGCCGTCGTCGACGCGGCGGGCGTGCCCGTCGCGGAAGGCGAGACCGGCGAGCTGATCATCGGCGGCGTCGGCCTGGCACGCTATCTGGACCCCGCCAAGGACGCCGAGAAGTACGCGCCGATGCCCAGCCTCGGCTGGGAACGCGCCTACCGCTCCGGCGACCTGGTCCGGTACGAGGCCGCGGGCCTCATCTTCCAGGGCCGCGCGGACGAACAGGTCAAACTGGGCGGACGGCGCATCGAACTCGGTGAAGTCGACGCGGCGCTCCAGGCACTTCCGGACATCGCCGGCGCTGCTGCGGCCGTGCAGACGACGGCGGCCGGGAACCAGGTCCTGGTCGGTTACCTCGTGCCGGCCGGCGACGCCGAGCCGGACCTGGGCGCGCTGCGGGAACTGCTCGGCGCGACCCTGCCCGCTCCGCTCATCCCGCTCCTGACCACCACGGACAATCTGCCGACCAAGACGAGCGGCAAGGTGGACCGCAAGGCCCTGCCGTGGCCCCTGACCGGAGGCTCGGCCGACGCCGCGGACGCCGCCCCGCTGAACCTGCCGGAGGATGCCCAGTGGATCGTGGACACCTGGAGCGCCGTGCTCGGCGCCCCGGCCACGAGTCTCGACGCCGACTTCTTCGCTCACGGCGGCGGATCCCTCGCCGCCGCGCAGCTGGTCTCCGCCCTGCGCCGCCGCTACCCGACCGTCACCGTGGCGGACATCTACGCCAACCCCCGCGTCGGTGCCCTCGTGGAGGCCTGCCGCGCCTCCGTTCCGGACGGCGAGGCCGTCGTGGCGAAGGAACGCCTGGTCCGCCGGACCGCCCGGAAGACGCAGGTGTTCCAGACCCTCATGGGTGTGCCGCTGTTCATCCTCGTGGGCATGCGCTGGCTGACCTACCTCATGGCCGTCAACAATCTGCTCTCCGCCTGGGGTGTCCTCCACGCGGCGCCCACCGTCTCCTGGTGGTGGGTGCTGCTGTCCTGGGCCGTCTTCGTCAGCCCACTGGGCCGGATGGGCATCGCCGTGGTGGCGGCCCGGGTGCTCCTGCGTGGGATCGCCCCCGGCGTGTACCCCCGCTCCGGGCGCGTGCACCTCAAGCTGTGGCTCGCGGAACAGATCCAGGACGCCGCGAGCGCGGTCAGTCTGGCCAGCGCTCCGTGGGTCCCGTATTACGCCCGCGCACTGGGCGCCAAGCTGGGCCGCGACGTGATCCTCCATTCGGTGCCTCCCGTCACCGGTCTGCTGAGCGTCGGCCGCGGCGCCAACGTCGAGCCCGAAGTGGATCTCTCCGGCTGGTGGGTCGACGGCGACAAGGTCCACATCGGCTCCGTGTCGATCGGTCCCGGCGCCACCATCGGCGCGCGCAGCACGCTCATGCCCGGCGCGAAGGTGGGCGCCGACGCGATCGTCGAGCCCGGCTCCGCCGTCACCGGCAAGGTCAAGGCCGGCACCACCGTGGCCGGCTCCCCCGCCGGCCGGACCGGCAAGGCCAAGCCGGCCTGGCCGGAACGAGGGAACGCGAGCGAAGGGATCCGCGAATTCAGCTGGTTCACCGCCTTCGCCGCGGCCTCCGGCCTGCTGGCGTGCATCCCGTTCATCTCGGCCGCAGTGGCCGGACTCGTGGTCGTGGGCGCCCTGCACGGCGCGGCCTCCCTCTCCGAGTCCCTCGGCGCACTGGCGTGGTCCGTGCCGTTGGCCTCCGTGGTGTGGTTCCTCTGCAACGCGCTCCTGATCCTCGGGACCACCCGAGCCCTGGCGATCGGCCTCGTGGAAGGGCATCACCGGGTGCGCAGCCGGGTCGGCTGGCAGGTCTGGGCCACCGAGCGCGTCCTGGACATGGCCCGCGATCTCCTCTTCCCGATCTATGCCAGCCTCTTCACCCCGATCTGGCTCCGGTTGCTGGGCGCCACGATCGGGAAGAACGTGGAAGCCTCCACCGTCCTGCTGGTGCCGAGCATGACCACCGTGGGCGACGGCGCGTTCCTGGCCGACGACACGATGGTCGCCTCCTACGAGCTGGGCGGTGGCTGGCTCAAAGTCGCTCCCGCGAAGGTGGGCAAGCGGGCCTTCCTCGGCAACTCCGGGATGACGGCGGCCGGCCGCAGCGTGCCGAAGAACTCCCTCGTGGCGGTCCTCTCGGCCACTCCGCGCAAAGCCAAGTCAGGCAGCTCCTGGCTCGGCAGTCCCCCGGTCCGGCTGCGCCGCGTGGCACAGAGCACCGACGCGAGCCGAACCTTCGAACCGCCCACCCGGCTCAAGGTGGCACGCGCCCTCTGGGAGCTGTGCCGCGTCTTCCCGGTCCTCCTGACGGGCTACCTGGCAGTGGGCGTCATGGCCCTCCTCGACGCCATCGCCCGCGGCGCCGGCTACTGGCTGGCCGCGCTGCTGGGCGGTCTCGTGGTCCTGGCGGCCGGGGCGGTCGCGGCCGCGAGCGCCGTCGTCGCCAAATGGCTCCTGGTGGGGCGGATCCGCGAAGGCGAGCACCCGCTCTGGAGTTCGTTCATCTGGCGGAACGAAGTGGTGGACACCTTCATCGAGATGGCCGCCGCACCCTGGTTCGCGCGGGCCGCGGCGGGCACTCCCGCCCTGGTCTGGTGGCTCCGGGCGCTCGGCGCGAAGATCGGTCACGGCGTCTGGTGCGAGAGTTACTGGCTGCCGGAGGCGGACCTGGTGACCCTGGGCGACGGCTCGACGGTGAACCGCGGCTGCGTGGTGCAGACTCACCTCTTCCACGACCGCATCATGGCGATCGATACCGTAACGTTGGAGGCTGGTTCCACCATGGGGCCGCACGGCGTGATCCTGCCCCAGGCATCCCTGGGCAACGGGGCCACGGTCGGTCCCGCATCCCTCGTGATGCGGGGTGAAGCGGTCCCGGCCGGGAGTTACTGGATGGGCAATCCGGTCAGCCCCTGGCGCGGACCGTAG
- a CDS encoding 4'-phosphopantetheinyl transferase family protein: MRVLTWLGNLDDAARDGGLPPLDAAEQDRARAFTSGTAQARFGALRRVQRQLVGEILDVRPGRLVSAYECPDCGRAAGHGRPGYLLAEGNPENSAPQSSALENSALQNLSGVALSASRAGEWGAVVVVTGVKPGFRIGLDLTLEREIFDGFDEVALTGRERDWLRTQEPGDRNAERAALWAAKEAVAKRDGHGLRKDPPGIPVLAAPGVVRLKTRAEGLPPHVLTAAVPGAAEGAFRRAMA; this comes from the coding sequence ATGCGCGTTCTCACCTGGCTGGGCAATCTCGATGATGCCGCGCGCGACGGCGGCCTTCCGCCCCTCGACGCCGCCGAACAGGACCGGGCCCGCGCCTTCACCTCGGGCACCGCGCAAGCACGTTTCGGCGCCTTGCGCCGGGTGCAGCGACAGCTCGTGGGGGAGATCCTCGACGTCCGCCCGGGACGACTGGTCAGTGCCTACGAATGCCCCGATTGCGGCCGGGCCGCGGGACATGGCCGGCCGGGATACCTGCTGGCGGAAGGAAACCCGGAGAACTCGGCCCCACAGAGCTCGGCCCTAGAGAATTCAGCCCTACAGAACCTGTCCGGCGTGGCACTGTCCGCCAGTCGCGCCGGGGAGTGGGGCGCCGTCGTCGTCGTGACGGGGGTGAAGCCGGGCTTCCGCATCGGTCTGGATCTGACCCTGGAACGGGAGATCTTCGACGGCTTCGACGAGGTCGCCCTCACCGGACGGGAACGGGACTGGCTCCGGACGCAGGAGCCCGGGGATAGGAACGCCGAACGGGCTGCGCTGTGGGCCGCCAAGGAGGCCGTGGCCAAGCGTGACGGTCACGGTCTGAGGAAGGACCCGCCCGGCATCCCGGTGCTGGCCGCGCCCGGAGTGGTGCGGCTGAAAACACGTGCGGAGGGGCTCCCTCCGCACGTGCTCACGGCAGCGGTGCCGGGAGCGGCGGAAGGTGCTTTTCGTAGAGCCATGGCTTGA
- a CDS encoding M1 family metallopeptidase, translating to MSEHHGKKHSASMIPDPYTPGDGSADYSVRHYDLELDCRLASNRLQGVAILRGRANVKLSQISLDLAGLKPTKIQLNGSRVAKFAQRGEKLVVNAPHSIPKGEDFLLEVRYEGNPRPRRGTWGEVGWEELRDGVLVAGQPDGAPSWFPCNDHPSQKASYRFTVTTDAGYRVVCNGRLVERRRKSSRETWVFEQKEPMATYLATLQIGRYTTFDVDGAAGAVPIHVAVPPSLRGQAETGLARQRDMMDLFEDRFGPYPFGEYTVVVTEDELEIPLEAQALSIIGRNHLATEWEAQRLVAHELSHQWFGNSLTVGSWKDIWLHEGFACYAEWLWSEASGTLSTQLRVLAAWRKLADQAQDLVIGDPGPRDMFDDRVYKRGALALHVLRTAMGDEQFFTLLREWTRKLRHATVTPQELFTLADSLAPGLDAASLLKPWLYEKHLPPLPAPLP from the coding sequence ATGTCTGAGCACCACGGCAAGAAGCACTCGGCCTCCATGATCCCGGACCCGTACACCCCCGGGGACGGAAGCGCGGACTACAGCGTCCGGCACTACGACCTGGAGCTCGACTGCCGCCTGGCGAGCAACCGGCTGCAGGGCGTGGCGATCCTCCGGGGGCGCGCGAACGTGAAGCTCTCCCAGATCTCGCTGGATCTCGCCGGTCTCAAGCCGACCAAGATCCAGCTCAACGGCTCTCGCGTGGCGAAGTTCGCCCAGCGCGGGGAGAAGCTCGTCGTCAACGCCCCGCACAGCATCCCCAAGGGCGAGGACTTCCTCCTGGAGGTGCGTTACGAGGGCAATCCGCGGCCGCGCCGAGGCACCTGGGGCGAGGTCGGCTGGGAAGAGCTGCGCGACGGTGTGCTCGTCGCCGGGCAGCCGGACGGGGCGCCGTCGTGGTTCCCGTGCAATGACCACCCGAGCCAGAAGGCCTCCTACCGCTTCACCGTGACGACCGACGCCGGCTACCGCGTGGTGTGCAACGGCCGCCTCGTCGAGCGCCGCCGGAAGTCCAGCCGCGAGACCTGGGTGTTCGAGCAGAAGGAGCCGATGGCCACCTACCTGGCGACGCTCCAGATCGGGCGGTACACCACGTTCGACGTCGACGGCGCCGCCGGCGCTGTCCCGATCCACGTCGCGGTGCCGCCGTCGCTCCGCGGCCAGGCCGAGACGGGGCTGGCCCGGCAGCGCGACATGATGGACCTCTTCGAGGACCGCTTCGGCCCATACCCCTTCGGCGAGTACACCGTCGTGGTCACGGAGGACGAGCTGGAGATCCCCCTCGAGGCGCAGGCGCTGTCGATCATCGGGCGCAACCACCTCGCCACCGAGTGGGAGGCTCAGCGCCTCGTGGCCCACGAGCTGAGCCACCAGTGGTTCGGCAACTCCCTGACCGTTGGCAGCTGGAAGGACATCTGGCTGCACGAAGGGTTCGCCTGCTACGCCGAATGGCTGTGGAGCGAGGCCAGTGGCACGCTCAGCACTCAGTTGCGGGTGCTCGCGGCCTGGCGCAAACTCGCGGACCAGGCCCAGGATCTGGTGATCGGCGATCCCGGCCCCCGGGACATGTTCGATGACCGCGTCTACAAGCGGGGCGCCCTGGCCCTCCACGTGCTGCGGACGGCCATGGGCGACGAGCAGTTCTTCACCCTCCTGCGGGAGTGGACCCGCAAACTCCGCCATGCCACGGTCACGCCTCAGGAACTCTTCACCCTCGCGGATTCACTGGCGCCAGGACTCGACGCGGCCTCACTGCTCAAGCCATGGCTCTACGAAAAGCACCTTCCGCCGCTCCCGGCACCGCTGCCGTGA
- a CDS encoding ASCH domain-containing protein, whose product MSTIDPSWPVSEYAFPGPLRDRLVAALLDGTKTSTSSLLLEYSANEPLPRAGDRAVVVDSAGTPVAVETVNAVEVCRLAAVTLEHVLSEGEGFESVDEWRAAHEGFWHSDEFRDSIGDPGFHVTDETEVVCVRMSIQVL is encoded by the coding sequence ATGAGTACGATCGACCCTTCCTGGCCCGTTTCCGAGTATGCGTTCCCGGGCCCTCTACGGGATCGGCTCGTGGCAGCCCTTCTCGACGGGACGAAGACGTCCACGTCCTCGCTGCTTCTCGAGTACTCCGCGAACGAGCCGTTGCCGCGCGCGGGCGACCGCGCCGTCGTCGTCGATTCAGCGGGCACGCCGGTCGCCGTGGAGACGGTGAATGCGGTGGAGGTGTGCCGTCTCGCTGCGGTGACCTTGGAGCATGTCCTGTCCGAGGGTGAGGGCTTCGAGTCAGTCGACGAGTGGCGAGCCGCCCATGAAGGGTTCTGGCACTCCGATGAGTTCCGCGATTCCATCGGGGACCCCGGATTCCACGTCACCGACGAGACTGAGGTCGTTTGTGTGCGGATGAGCATCCAAGTGCTTTAA
- the pheT gene encoding phenylalanine--tRNA ligase subunit beta, translating into MRIPLSWLREYTELPAGASSEDLMADLVRVGFEEEDVHRPADSISGPVVVGQVLSLVKEPQSNGKTINWCQVRVVPEGQEQTLEGKGIEPTGIQGIVCGAHNFVEGDKVVVTLPGAVLPGDFHISPRKTYGHVSAGMIASARELGLGDEHDGIIVLSTLGLDPELGTDALELFGLTDEAAEINVTPDRSYAFSIRGVAREYAHATGTAFTDPASQVSVPASLGEGYPVTLSDHAPIYGVPGCDRFVARVVRGVDASRPTPQWMVSRLRLAGIRSISLPVDISNYVMLELGQPNHCYDLDTLEGSIVVRRALPGERIVTLDEKDRALDAEDLVIADDSGAIGIAGVMGGARTEVSASTKDILVEAAHFDTISIARARRRHKLPSEASKRFERGVDWYLAPIAAQRVVDLLVELAGGSADDAGTDVGTAPETVNIFLPSGFVSARIGVEYTPEQIVNSLTDLGATVAETEGGWTVTAPSWRNDLETKEDLSEEIARLVGYDKIPATLPVAPPGRGLSRVQKQRRRVMQALADSGLVEVLAYPFVTKASNDVFGTPEAGATVPAVKLANPLSEEFGWLRTSVLPGLLDTAKRNISRGFRDLALYEAGLVFLPGAELGSAGIPPLGAKPSDEVLDDLNQGIPAQPQHLAGVFTGKDSPAAPGHAPRAWDWADAVDAARLVADVLGVELAVEQGAHQAFHPGRTAVLRLRSGELVGYAGELHPKLVKSLDLPVRTVAFEIDADVLFDAAADVVVAKAISTFPVATQDVALIVDGDQPAAAVQDALREGAGELLEDVALFDVYVGTGIPEGKKSLAFGLRFRADDRTLTADEASEARAAAVALAAERFGAVQR; encoded by the coding sequence GTGCGCATTCCACTTTCCTGGCTCCGTGAGTACACGGAGCTCCCTGCAGGCGCGTCCTCTGAGGACCTGATGGCGGACCTGGTCCGCGTCGGCTTCGAAGAGGAGGACGTGCACCGTCCGGCCGATTCGATCTCCGGCCCCGTCGTGGTGGGACAGGTCCTGTCCCTCGTCAAGGAACCGCAGAGCAACGGCAAGACCATCAACTGGTGCCAGGTCCGCGTCGTCCCGGAAGGCCAGGAGCAGACGCTGGAAGGCAAGGGCATCGAGCCTACCGGCATCCAGGGCATCGTCTGCGGCGCCCACAACTTCGTGGAGGGTGACAAGGTGGTGGTGACCCTCCCGGGCGCCGTCCTGCCGGGTGACTTCCACATCTCGCCGCGCAAGACCTACGGCCACGTCTCCGCCGGCATGATCGCCTCGGCGCGCGAGCTGGGGCTGGGGGATGAGCACGACGGGATCATCGTGCTGTCCACTCTCGGCCTGGACCCTGAGCTTGGCACCGACGCCCTCGAACTGTTCGGTCTGACAGACGAGGCGGCCGAGATCAATGTGACCCCGGACCGCAGCTACGCCTTCAGCATCCGGGGTGTGGCCCGTGAGTACGCCCACGCCACCGGCACCGCCTTCACCGATCCGGCTTCTCAAGTCTCCGTGCCGGCCTCGTTGGGCGAGGGCTACCCGGTCACGCTGTCCGACCATGCTCCGATCTACGGTGTGCCGGGCTGCGACCGCTTCGTGGCCCGCGTGGTCCGCGGCGTGGACGCCAGCCGTCCCACCCCGCAGTGGATGGTCTCCCGGCTCCGGCTCGCCGGCATCCGGTCCATCAGCCTGCCGGTGGACATCTCCAACTACGTCATGCTGGAACTCGGACAGCCGAACCACTGCTATGACCTCGACACCCTCGAGGGCAGCATCGTGGTGCGCCGTGCCCTCCCGGGCGAGCGCATCGTCACCCTGGATGAGAAAGACCGCGCGCTCGACGCCGAGGACCTGGTCATCGCGGACGACTCCGGAGCGATCGGGATCGCCGGCGTGATGGGCGGTGCCCGCACCGAAGTGTCCGCGAGTACCAAGGACATCCTGGTGGAGGCGGCTCACTTCGACACGATCTCCATCGCGAGGGCCCGCCGTCGCCACAAGCTGCCGAGCGAAGCCTCCAAGCGGTTCGAGCGCGGTGTCGACTGGTACCTGGCACCCATCGCCGCGCAGCGCGTGGTGGATCTCCTCGTGGAACTCGCTGGTGGGAGCGCCGACGATGCGGGCACTGACGTGGGCACCGCGCCGGAGACGGTGAACATCTTCCTGCCGTCCGGTTTCGTCTCCGCACGGATCGGGGTGGAGTACACGCCCGAGCAGATCGTGAACAGCCTGACGGATCTCGGCGCGACCGTGGCCGAAACCGAGGGCGGCTGGACCGTCACCGCTCCGAGCTGGCGCAATGATCTGGAGACCAAGGAGGACCTCTCCGAGGAGATCGCCCGCCTGGTCGGCTACGACAAGATCCCTGCCACCCTCCCGGTGGCGCCTCCCGGACGGGGCCTGAGCCGCGTTCAGAAGCAGCGCCGTCGCGTGATGCAGGCCCTCGCCGACTCCGGTCTGGTGGAGGTTCTCGCGTACCCGTTCGTCACGAAGGCGTCCAACGACGTGTTCGGAACGCCCGAGGCCGGTGCGACGGTGCCTGCCGTCAAGCTCGCCAACCCGCTGAGCGAGGAATTCGGCTGGCTGCGGACCTCCGTTCTTCCGGGTCTGCTCGACACTGCCAAGCGCAACATCTCGCGTGGTTTCCGTGACCTGGCCCTGTATGAGGCAGGTCTGGTGTTCCTCCCGGGCGCGGAGCTGGGCTCCGCAGGCATCCCGCCGCTGGGCGCCAAGCCGTCCGACGAGGTGCTGGACGATCTGAACCAGGGCATCCCTGCACAGCCGCAGCATCTTGCCGGCGTCTTCACGGGCAAGGACAGCCCCGCCGCGCCGGGCCATGCCCCGCGTGCCTGGGACTGGGCCGACGCGGTCGATGCCGCACGGCTCGTGGCCGATGTCCTCGGCGTCGAACTCGCGGTGGAGCAGGGCGCGCACCAGGCATTCCACCCCGGCCGCACCGCTGTGCTGCGTCTGCGGTCCGGCGAACTCGTCGGCTATGCGGGCGAGCTGCACCCCAAACTGGTGAAGTCGCTCGACCTGCCGGTCCGTACGGTCGCGTTCGAGATCGATGCTGATGTCCTCTTCGACGCGGCGGCTGACGTCGTCGTGGCGAAGGCGATCTCCACCTTCCCGGTGGCGACGCAGGACGTGGCGTTGATCGTCGACGGCGATCAGCCGGCCGCCGCCGTTCAGGACGCGTTGCGTGAAGGAGCCGGAGAGCTCCTGGAGGATGTCGCGCTGTTCGACGTGTACGTCGGCACCGGCATTCCGGAAGGCAAGAAGTCGCTGGCCTTCGGCCTGCGGTTCCGTGCGGACGACCGCACGCTGACTGCCGACGAGGCCTCCGAGGCCCGCGCGGCGGCGGTCGCGCTCGCGGCGGAGCGCTTCGGAGCCGTCCAGCGCTGA